One Dromiciops gliroides isolate mDroGli1 chromosome 3, mDroGli1.pri, whole genome shotgun sequence DNA segment encodes these proteins:
- the TTC30B gene encoding tetratricopeptide repeat protein 30B, with amino-acid sequence MAGLTGAQIPDGEFTAAVYRLIRDARYAEAVQLLGGELQRSPRCRAGLSLLGYCYYRLQEFALAAECYEQLGQLHPELEQYRLYQAQALYKACLYPEATRVAFLLLDNPAYHSRVLRLQAAIKYSEGDLPGAQSLVEQLLSGEGGDEAGGESEPDGQVNLGCLLYKEGQYDAACAKFAAALQASGYRPDLSYNLALAYYSSRHYAPALKHISDIIERGIRQHPELGVGMTTEGIDVRSVGNTLVLHQTALVEAFNLKAAIEYQLRNHEAAQEALTDMPPRAEEELDPVTLHNQALMNMDAKPTEGFEKLQFLLQQNPFPPETFGNLLLLYCKYEYFDLAADVLAENAHLTYKFLSPYLYDFLDAMITCQTAPEEAFLKLDELAGMLTEQLRKLTKQVQEARHNRDDEAVKKAVNEYDETLEKYIPVLMAQAKIYWNLENYPMVEKIFRKSVEFCNDHDVWKLNVAHVLFMQENKYKEAIGFYEPIVKKHYDNILNVSAIVLANLCVSYIMTSQNEEAEELMRKIEKEEEQLSYDDPDKKIYHLCIVNLVIGTLYCAKGNYDFGISRVIKSLEPYNKKLGTDTWYYAKRCFLSLLENMSKHMIMLRDSVIQECVQFLEHCELYGRNIPAVIEQPLEEERMHIGKNTVTYESRQLRALIYEIIGWNM; translated from the coding sequence ATGGCTGGCCTAACCGGAGCGCAGATCCCTGACGGAGAGTTCACTGCGGCCGTGTACCGTCTTATCCGGGATGCCCGCTACGCCGAGGCTGTGCAGCTTCTGGGTGGAGAGCTGCAGAGGAGCCCGAGGTGCCGGGCCGGCCTGTCCCTGCTCGGCTACTGCTACTACCGCCTGCAGGAGTTCGCCCTGGCGGCCGAGTGCTATGAGCAGCTGGGACAGCTGCACCCGGAGCTGGAGCAGTACCGCCTCTACCAGGCGCAGGCCCTCTACAAGGCCTGCCTCTACCCCGAGGCCACTCGAGTGGCCTTTTTGCTACTCGACAATCCCGCCTACCACAGCCGCGTCCTCCGCCTCCAGGCCGCCATCAAGTACAGCGAGGGGGACCTACCCGGGGCGCAGAGCCTGGTGGAGCAGCTGCTGAGCGGGGAAGGGGGCGATGAGGCTGGAGGGGAGAGCGAGCCCGACGGCCAAGTCAACCTGGGCTGCCTCCTATACAAAGAGGGCCAGTACGATGCTGCCTGCGCCAAGTTCGCTGCCGCCCTGCAGGCCTCGGGTTATCGCCCCGACCTCTCCTACAACCTTGCCCTGGCCTATTACAGTAGCAGACACTACGCCCCGGCCTTGAAGCACATCTCAGACATTATCGAAAGAGGCATCCGCCAGCACCCAGAGTTGGGTGTAGGGATGACTACTGAGGGCATTGATGTTCGGAGTGTTGGCAACACCCTGGTGCTCCACCAGACCGCCCTGGTGGAGGCCTTCAACCTCAAGGCCGCCATAGAGTACCAGCTGAGAAACCACGAGGCTGCCCAGGAAGCCCTCACTGACATGCCTCCCAGAGCGGAGGAGGAGTTGGACCCCGTCACCCTGCACAACCAGGCCCTGATGAACATGGATGCCAAACCCACAGAAGGGTTTGAAAAACTGCAGTTTTTGCTTCAGCAGAACCCATTCCCCCCAGAGACATTTGGTAACCTGTTGCTGCTCTACTGCAAGTATGAATATTTTGACTTGGCTGCAGATGTTCTGGCAGAAAATGCTCACCTCACATACAAGTTCCTCTCACCCTATCTCTATGACTTCTTGGATGCCATGATCACCTGCCAGACAGCCCCTGAAGAAGCTTTCCTTAAGCTGGATGAACTAGCAGGGATGCTGACGGAGCAACTGAGGAAACTTACCAAGCAAGTTCAAGAAGCACGGCACAACAGAGATGATGAGGCTGTTAAGAAGGCAGTGAACGAATATGATGaaactttagaaaaatatatCCCGGTGTTAATGGCTCAAGCTAAAATCTACTGGAACCTTGAGAATTATCCAATGGTGGAAAAAATCTTCCGCAAATCTGTGGAGTTTTGTAATGATCATGATGTGTGGAAGCTGAATGTTGCCCATGTTCTGTTCAtgcaagaaaataaatacaaagaagccATTGGTTTTTATGAGCCCATAGTCAAGAAGCACTATGATAATATATTGAACGTGAGTGCCATTGTATTGGCCAATTTGTGTGTCTCCTATATCATGACAAGTCAAAATGAAGAGGCAGAAGAATTGATGAGGAaaattgaaaaggaggaagagcagTTGTCCTATGATGATCCAGATAAGAAAATCTACCACCTCTGCATAGTAAACTTGGTAATAGGAACTTTGTATTGTGCCAAAGGAAATTATGACTTTGGTATTTCCCGAGTTATCAAAAGCTTGGAACCCTATAATAAAAAACTTGGGACTGATACTTGGTATTATGCCAAAAGatgcttcctttctctcctggAAAATATGTCCAAGCACATGATCATGCTGCGGGATAGTGTTATTCAAGAGTGTGTACAGTTTCTAGAACACTGTGAACTTTATGGTAGAAACATACCAGCAGTCATTGAACAGCCCctagaggaagaaagaatgcACATAGGGAAGAATACAGTTACATATGAATCCAGACAGCTGAGAGCACTGATCTATGAGATTATAGGATGGAATATGTAA